A part of Caretta caretta isolate rCarCar2 chromosome 1, rCarCar1.hap1, whole genome shotgun sequence genomic DNA contains:
- the FAM216B gene encoding LOW QUALITY PROTEIN: protein FAM216B (The sequence of the model RefSeq protein was modified relative to this genomic sequence to represent the inferred CDS: inserted 2 bases in 1 codon): MRAKHLHKXERQTELWFLFFSSPGQYAEFIPGWVRMGENWKRNPGPRHSPKVLCIQVPPSAQDTYLLKDLKRGQKCYLYSIMRVYDSKPLREMLSHQYMLNLQRQNLLGHITEHEVRFYTSFLDQAEERGPRKVSARNSTSLKSSVGRTQLGLTACSS, encoded by the exons ATGAGAGCAAAGCATTTGCACAA GGAAAGGCAGACAGAACTCTGGTTTttgttcttctcttccccagggcAGTATGCAGAGTTCATTCCAG GCTGGGTAAGGATGGGTGAAAATTGGAAGAGAAATCCTGGTCCCCGTCATTCTCCAAAAGTTTTATGCATACAAGTTCCTCCATCTGCTCAGGATACCTACTTACTGAAG GACCTGAAGCGAGGCCAGAAATGCTACCTCTATAGCATCATGAGAGTTTATGACAGCAAACCTCTGAGGGAAATGCTGTCCCATCAGTACATGCTCAATCTCCAGCGCCAGAATTTGCTGG GTCATATTACTGAGCATGAAGTCAGGTTTTACACCTCCTTTCTGGATCAAGCTGAAGAGAGAGGCCCAAGGAAGGTCTCAGCTAGAAACAGCACCTCTCTGAAGTCCAGTGTTGGGAGAACTCAGCTGGGATTAACAGCCTGTAGTTCATAG
- the LOC125638485 gene encoding snaclec bitiscetin subunit beta-like, whose protein sequence is MKSLPFLFLILGVLVLPGLEGDENPGVKRRDVRFLDSIFGGSHSSPKDIQVPAQADSSLLESELFCQGPCQDGWVSNMGQCYKFVQEQNTWADAESVCQRIAEGGHLTSISNAAQNDFLVNLASYADKRTTQFWTGGSHQKGTSLRWTDGSLPNFIQRPLSSIFNAIGGIFNHIFNVQICLTLNLRVQGKWDGCNCNKKLSFICSYKPSLIPP, encoded by the exons ATGAAGTCCCTTCCATTTTTGTTCCTGATTCTAGGCGTACTGGTTCTCCCTGGCTTGGAAG GTGACGAGAACCCAGGTGTCAAACGTCGTGATGTCCGGTTCTTGGACAGCATATTTGGGGGCAGTCATTCTTCACCTAAGGACATTCAAGTCCCAGCTCAAGCTGACTCCTCCTTACTAGAGTCAGAATTGTTCTGCCAAGGTCCCTGTCAGGATGGATGGGTCAGTAACATGGGCCAGTGTTACAAGTTTGTCCAGGAGCAAAATACATGGGCCGATGCTGAG AGTGTTTGCCAGAGGATAGCAGAGGGAGGTCACCTCACCAGCATCTCCAATGCAGCTCAGAATGATTTCCTTGTGAACCTCGCCAGTTATGCAGACAAAAGGACAACCCAGTTCTGGACAGGAGGAAGTCACCAAAAG GGTACATCTCTGAGATGGACTGATGGATCACTGCCAAATTTCATCCAGAGGCCTCTGAGCTCGATTTTCAATGCCATTGGCGGAATATTTAACCATATCTTCAATGTACAAATCTGCCTGACTCTAAATTTAAGAG TCCAGGGTAAGTGGGATGGCTGTAACTGCAACAAGAAGTTATCATTCATCTGCAGTTACAAACCCAGTTTGATCCCGCCTTAG